Proteins encoded by one window of Dendropsophus ebraccatus isolate aDenEbr1 chromosome 4, aDenEbr1.pat, whole genome shotgun sequence:
- the LOC138788028 gene encoding interferon regulatory factor 3-like isoform X1 — MNKKMPRRESRELFGPWLIRQINSNNFEGVRWLDGGRTLFRLPWKHLNMRNVDERDYGIFKAWAVCSGKYNAQCEDPPIWKTNFRCALNQVHYRDSKMFSEFKDFSSDQQDPHKIYRFNGVHEDLPPPNPNVAAFSEAPSNSEDQSLLNELNDDDYTLRISPDIIRVAPFPRPEESEVIEALMRNILLDSTETSIEQVLNLSQDEYSQDNPLVGQVYRQSTHEQWENSQLMQTCVINGHEQATHREPSLHIPVFREQCPQYQMCNIYMNGYPQNVAVTQVYQQSALPQFQQSPPVLNGLVSSSIQHNWYQQEGAQDIVPNVVQNGFQQDIEPSPVRQDPPPLNGPRQCFVQDTQDTLLNQHSAHDIAYNTANNGGPEDGSRVQQDINSSPNYSYTSTNEECARSSPLGQDIPLINGSEQASAPDPQAALQNLQRRTPPLTSWEVTIYYRGKEVLKKNVSTNFVITRDVDGAQMEQAEVVQFPSTDELVDQVQIKYTEQILSFVGNGLLLSVSDNSKLYAKRTGKSRVYWSLSESVDTQDTASEDKLLVRDVPTEIFDFSRFWEELKDYRQQRRTSPDYTIYMTFGQSLFEPVMRKFILVKLVPNFCTFWHQAAQQGGASSLHSEIVSLQISNGSSFNSSDLNGLCLMDLDFQDLI; from the exons CAGAGAACTTTTCGGCCCTTGGCTCATTCGACAGATCAACAGCAACAATTTTGAAGGTGTTCGTTGGTTGGATGGAGGTCGCACGTTATTCCGTCTGCCATGGAAACACCTAAATATGAGAAATGTGGATGAAAGGGATTATGGGATATTCAAG GCATGGGCTGTTTGCAGCGGAAAGTATAATGCACAATGTGAGGACCCTCCGATTTGGAAAACAaactttcgctgtgccctgaatcAGGTGCACTACCGAGATAGTAAAATGTTCTCTGAGTTTAAAGATTTTTCAAGCGACCAACAAGATCCTCATAAGATATACAGGTTCAATGGTGTTCATGAAGATCTACCCCCACCCAATCCAAATGTTGCCGCCTTCAGTGAAGCCCCCAGTAATTCAGAAG atcaaaGTCTTCTTAATGAGTTAAATGATGATGACTACACACTACGCATAAGTCCTGATATTATACGGGTTGCCCCATTTCCCAGGCCTGAGGAATCG GAAGTCATTGAAGCGCTGATGAGAAATATTTTACTAGATTCGACAGAAACCA GCATAGAGCAAGTTCTAAACCTGTCACAGGATGAGTATTCACAAGACAACCCACTTGTGGGTCAGGTTTACAGACAATCCACACATGAACAATGGGAAAATTCTCAACTGATGCAAACGTGTGTTATCAATGGCCACGAGCAAGCCACTCACAGGGAGCCGTCCCTCCATATACCAGTCTTTCGTGAACAAT gtCCCCAATATCAGATGTGTAACATTTACATGAACGGATATCCACAAAATGTGGCTGTGACCCAAGTCTACCAGCAGTCTGCACTCCCACAGTTCCAGCAATCCCCACCAGTCCTTAATGGTTTGGTTTCATCATCCATTCAACATAACTGGTACCAGCAAGAAG GTGCACAGGATATAGTCCCTAATGTTGTTCAGAATGGCTTCCAGCAAGATATCGAACCCTCCCCTGTAAGACAGGATCCACCACCCCTTAATGGACCTAGACAGTGTTTTGTGCAGGATACCCAGGATACCTTATTAAATCAGCACA GTGCTCATGACATAGCCTACAATACAGCTAACAATGGAGGTCCAGAGGATGGATCAAGGGTACAACAAGATATCAACTCTTCTCCAAACTATTCCTATACCAGCACCAATGAAGAGTGTGCAAGATCATCCCCCCTGGGTCAGGATATTCCCCTTATCAATGGATCTGAACAGGCCTCTGCACCTGATCCCCAGGCTGCCTTACAGAATCTGCAAA GGAGAACGCCACCTCTCACATCTTGGGAAGTtactatatactatcggggaaaGGAGGTTCTAAAAAAAAACGTATCTACAAACTTTGTAATCACAAGAGATGTTGATGGTGCCCAGATGGAACAAGCAGAAGTCGTCCAATTCCCCTCAACAGACGAGCTGGTAGATCAAGTACAGATAAAGTACACAGAGCAGATTCTCAGTTTTGTTGGAAACGGTCTTTTGCTCTCGGTCTCGGACAATTCCAAGCTTTACGCTAAGAGAACAGGCAAGTCCAGAGTTTACTGGAGCTTGTCGGAGAGTGTAGACACCCAGGACACGGCTTCAGAGGACAAGCTGCTGGTCAGAGATGTCCCAACAGAGATATTTGACTTCAGTCGGTTTTGGGAAG AATTAAAAGATTATCGTCAGCAGAGGAGGACATCGCCAGACTACACAATATATATGACATTTGGGCAGAGTCTGTTTGAGCCAGTCATGAGGAAATTCATACTAGTGAAG CTTGTTCCGAATTTCTGCACATTCTGGCATCAAGCTGCGCAGCAAGGTGGCGCCTCATCGCTGCACTCCGAAATtgtcagtctccagatctcaaacGGAAGTTCCTTCAATAGCAGTGATCTGAATGGCCTGTGTTTAATGGATCTTGACTTTCAAGACTTAATTTAA
- the LOC138788028 gene encoding interferon regulatory factor 3-like isoform X2, with translation MNKKMPRRERELFGPWLIRQINSNNFEGVRWLDGGRTLFRLPWKHLNMRNVDERDYGIFKAWAVCSGKYNAQCEDPPIWKTNFRCALNQVHYRDSKMFSEFKDFSSDQQDPHKIYRFNGVHEDLPPPNPNVAAFSEAPSNSEDQSLLNELNDDDYTLRISPDIIRVAPFPRPEESEVIEALMRNILLDSTETSIEQVLNLSQDEYSQDNPLVGQVYRQSTHEQWENSQLMQTCVINGHEQATHREPSLHIPVFREQCPQYQMCNIYMNGYPQNVAVTQVYQQSALPQFQQSPPVLNGLVSSSIQHNWYQQEGAQDIVPNVVQNGFQQDIEPSPVRQDPPPLNGPRQCFVQDTQDTLLNQHSAHDIAYNTANNGGPEDGSRVQQDINSSPNYSYTSTNEECARSSPLGQDIPLINGSEQASAPDPQAALQNLQRRTPPLTSWEVTIYYRGKEVLKKNVSTNFVITRDVDGAQMEQAEVVQFPSTDELVDQVQIKYTEQILSFVGNGLLLSVSDNSKLYAKRTGKSRVYWSLSESVDTQDTASEDKLLVRDVPTEIFDFSRFWEELKDYRQQRRTSPDYTIYMTFGQSLFEPVMRKFILVKLVPNFCTFWHQAAQQGGASSLHSEIVSLQISNGSSFNSSDLNGLCLMDLDFQDLI, from the exons AGAACTTTTCGGCCCTTGGCTCATTCGACAGATCAACAGCAACAATTTTGAAGGTGTTCGTTGGTTGGATGGAGGTCGCACGTTATTCCGTCTGCCATGGAAACACCTAAATATGAGAAATGTGGATGAAAGGGATTATGGGATATTCAAG GCATGGGCTGTTTGCAGCGGAAAGTATAATGCACAATGTGAGGACCCTCCGATTTGGAAAACAaactttcgctgtgccctgaatcAGGTGCACTACCGAGATAGTAAAATGTTCTCTGAGTTTAAAGATTTTTCAAGCGACCAACAAGATCCTCATAAGATATACAGGTTCAATGGTGTTCATGAAGATCTACCCCCACCCAATCCAAATGTTGCCGCCTTCAGTGAAGCCCCCAGTAATTCAGAAG atcaaaGTCTTCTTAATGAGTTAAATGATGATGACTACACACTACGCATAAGTCCTGATATTATACGGGTTGCCCCATTTCCCAGGCCTGAGGAATCG GAAGTCATTGAAGCGCTGATGAGAAATATTTTACTAGATTCGACAGAAACCA GCATAGAGCAAGTTCTAAACCTGTCACAGGATGAGTATTCACAAGACAACCCACTTGTGGGTCAGGTTTACAGACAATCCACACATGAACAATGGGAAAATTCTCAACTGATGCAAACGTGTGTTATCAATGGCCACGAGCAAGCCACTCACAGGGAGCCGTCCCTCCATATACCAGTCTTTCGTGAACAAT gtCCCCAATATCAGATGTGTAACATTTACATGAACGGATATCCACAAAATGTGGCTGTGACCCAAGTCTACCAGCAGTCTGCACTCCCACAGTTCCAGCAATCCCCACCAGTCCTTAATGGTTTGGTTTCATCATCCATTCAACATAACTGGTACCAGCAAGAAG GTGCACAGGATATAGTCCCTAATGTTGTTCAGAATGGCTTCCAGCAAGATATCGAACCCTCCCCTGTAAGACAGGATCCACCACCCCTTAATGGACCTAGACAGTGTTTTGTGCAGGATACCCAGGATACCTTATTAAATCAGCACA GTGCTCATGACATAGCCTACAATACAGCTAACAATGGAGGTCCAGAGGATGGATCAAGGGTACAACAAGATATCAACTCTTCTCCAAACTATTCCTATACCAGCACCAATGAAGAGTGTGCAAGATCATCCCCCCTGGGTCAGGATATTCCCCTTATCAATGGATCTGAACAGGCCTCTGCACCTGATCCCCAGGCTGCCTTACAGAATCTGCAAA GGAGAACGCCACCTCTCACATCTTGGGAAGTtactatatactatcggggaaaGGAGGTTCTAAAAAAAAACGTATCTACAAACTTTGTAATCACAAGAGATGTTGATGGTGCCCAGATGGAACAAGCAGAAGTCGTCCAATTCCCCTCAACAGACGAGCTGGTAGATCAAGTACAGATAAAGTACACAGAGCAGATTCTCAGTTTTGTTGGAAACGGTCTTTTGCTCTCGGTCTCGGACAATTCCAAGCTTTACGCTAAGAGAACAGGCAAGTCCAGAGTTTACTGGAGCTTGTCGGAGAGTGTAGACACCCAGGACACGGCTTCAGAGGACAAGCTGCTGGTCAGAGATGTCCCAACAGAGATATTTGACTTCAGTCGGTTTTGGGAAG AATTAAAAGATTATCGTCAGCAGAGGAGGACATCGCCAGACTACACAATATATATGACATTTGGGCAGAGTCTGTTTGAGCCAGTCATGAGGAAATTCATACTAGTGAAG CTTGTTCCGAATTTCTGCACATTCTGGCATCAAGCTGCGCAGCAAGGTGGCGCCTCATCGCTGCACTCCGAAATtgtcagtctccagatctcaaacGGAAGTTCCTTCAATAGCAGTGATCTGAATGGCCTGTGTTTAATGGATCTTGACTTTCAAGACTTAATTTAA